AAAAAATGCCTTCTATTATCCCTTCTACGGTAAAGAAGATGATATTAAGTTATGTAAATGATTTTATCGCAAAAGAAGGAGATAAAACAATAAAGGAATTAATTGATGAAATGATTGATAAAACAATTGAAAAAGTAAAAATATCAGAAATTGTAGAAGATAAAATAAATAATTATGAAATACAAAAGGTTGAAGAAATAATTATATCAATTGCAAAAAAAGAATTGAAGCATATAGAAATATTAGGAGGGATATTAGGATTATTGATAGGAGCTATACAAGGAATATTAGTATTTTTTGTATTTTAAATAAAAAACATTGACAATTAACATAGGATGTTGTATAATGTTATAAATATATTTATAATAACTTTGAAAGGTCGAGTAAATTGAAAACAGTTTAAAGAGAGGAAATACAATAGCTGTAAGTGTTTCTAAATATGTTCAATTGAAAACTAACCTGGAGTTGAATCTGAACCATTAGGCTAAAGATTTCCGCTAATCACGTTAAGATTTTAAAGTAAAAACAAGGGTGGAACCGCGAATATACCTCGCCCCTAGAGTATTCTAGGAGTGAGGTTTTTTATTTTTTAAAACAAAATTATAAGGAGGAATAGATATGGCAAATATAAAAATTAGTTTACCGGATAATTCTATAAAAGAATATGAAGAAAAAGTAACTCCTTTACAAGTTGCAAAAGGTATTAGTGAAGGACTTGCAAGAGTTGTAACTGGTGCAAAGGTTAATGACAAATTAGTTGGTCTTAATGAAGAAATAACTAGAGATGCTGATTTAGTATTATTAAAATTTAATGATGAGGGTGGAGATGAAGTATTTAGACATACTAGTGCTCATATATTAGCAAATGCAGTTAAAAAATTATACCCTGACACTAAGCTAGCAATTGGACCTGCAATAAAAGATGGATTTTATTATGATTTTGATACTGATCATAAATTCACTCCAGAAGATTTAGAAAAAATAGAAAAAGAAATGAAAAAAATAGTAAAACAAGATTTACCTATGGAAAAGTTTGTTTTACCAAGAGAAGAAGCTATTGAATTTCTAAGAGAACAAGGTGAAGATTATAAGATAGAGTTAGTTGAAGATTTACCAGAAGATGAAGAAATATCTTTTTATAAACAAGGAGACTTTGTAGATTTATGTAGAGGTCCACATTTACCAAGCACAAAAAAAGTTAAAGCTTTTAAATTACTAAATATAGCAGGTGCATATTGGAGAGGCGATGAAAAGAATAAAATGCTTCAAAGAATATATGGGACTTCTTTTGAAAAGAAAAAAGATTTAGATGCATATATTGAACGTATGGAAGAAGCTAAGAAAAGAGACCATAGAAAATTAGGAAAAGAATTGGGTCTATTTACTATATTAGAAGAAGGTCCTGGATTTCCATTCTTCTTACCAAAAGGAACAGAACTTAAAAATACCCTTTTAGATTATTGGAGAGATCTTCATAAGAGAAAAGACTATGTTGAAATAGAAACT
The genomic region above belongs to Senegalia massiliensis and contains:
- a CDS encoding DUF445 domain-containing protein — translated: MAILEILTMMIIGGTIGWLTNIVAIKLLFRPLYPINIPIINFKIQGLIPKRKDEVAKSIGLVVEEELLSIHEIIDRVIEEDDIYKIKIKIMQKVNEIVDKKMPSIIPSTVKKMILSYVNDFIAKEGDKTIKELIDEMIDKTIEKVKISEIVEDKINNYEIQKVEEIIISIAKKELKHIEILGGILGLLIGAIQGILVFFVF